Proteins from one Lacrimispora sphenoides genomic window:
- the eam gene encoding glutamate 2,3-aminomutase — MGISKKQQVSIERAEELKGRIEDFLEARKRIPKGMDLEKEFIKRKTRILEVLDATEENWNDYQWQLTHRITDVETLSKIIFLSETEKMRIKKVEKKFRWAVSPYYLSLADPDDRYDPIRLLSIPTYKELEDTCMDLDPMGEEFTNPAGCITRRYPDRLIINVTNECAMYCRHCQRRRNIGEEDAHRSRSMILESIDYIRENEEIRDVLITGGDALCLSDEYLEWIIKQLKEIPHVDYIRLGTRSLVTMPQRITDQLCSMLKKYHPIYINTHFNHPIEITKESKAACEKLADSGIVLGNQAVLLNGINNDKYIMRLLNHELLKCRVRPYYIFHAKHVQGTAHFNTSIEDGIEIMEYLRGYTSGMAIPTFIVNAPKGLGKTPIFPNYIVSRGPGYVQLRTWEGNIVKYEDHETKDIRNYLES; from the coding sequence ATGGGAATAAGCAAAAAACAACAGGTATCAATTGAAAGAGCAGAAGAATTAAAGGGGCGGATCGAAGATTTTTTAGAGGCACGCAAGAGAATTCCAAAAGGGATGGATTTAGAGAAAGAATTTATTAAGAGGAAAACCAGAATATTAGAGGTACTGGATGCCACAGAAGAAAATTGGAATGATTACCAATGGCAGTTAACTCATAGAATAACGGATGTTGAAACTTTAAGTAAAATCATTTTCTTAAGCGAAACAGAAAAAATGCGCATTAAAAAGGTTGAGAAAAAATTCAGATGGGCGGTTTCTCCCTATTATTTAAGCCTGGCAGATCCAGATGATAGATATGATCCTATACGGTTATTATCAATTCCAACCTATAAAGAATTGGAGGATACCTGCATGGATCTTGATCCCATGGGGGAAGAATTTACAAATCCGGCAGGCTGCATTACAAGACGATATCCAGACCGGTTAATTATTAATGTGACCAATGAATGTGCCATGTACTGCAGGCACTGTCAGAGAAGAAGGAATATCGGGGAGGAAGATGCTCATCGATCCCGCAGCATGATCCTGGAGTCCATTGATTATATAAGGGAAAATGAAGAAATCAGGGATGTATTAATCACCGGCGGAGATGCCCTGTGTCTTTCTGATGAGTACCTTGAGTGGATAATAAAGCAGCTGAAAGAGATCCCTCATGTTGATTACATCCGCCTGGGAACCAGAAGCCTGGTAACCATGCCTCAAAGGATCACAGATCAATTATGTTCCATGCTGAAAAAATATCATCCGATCTATATAAACACGCATTTCAATCATCCCATAGAAATTACGAAAGAATCAAAAGCGGCTTGTGAAAAACTGGCTGATTCCGGGATCGTTCTGGGAAACCAGGCCGTATTGCTGAATGGAATCAATAATGATAAGTACATCATGCGGTTGCTCAACCATGAGCTGCTCAAATGCAGGGTAAGGCCTTATTACATCTTTCATGCAAAACATGTTCAGGGAACCGCTCATTTTAATACCTCCATTGAAGACGGTATAGAGATCATGGAATACTTACGAGGCTACACTTCGGGTATGGCGATCCCCACATTTATAGTAAATGCTCCCAAGGGATTGGGAAAAACGCCTATCTTTCCCAATTACATTGTATCCCGGGGACCAGGCTATGTTCAATTAAGAACCTGGGAAGGAAATATCGTTAAATACGAAGACCATGAAACAAAGGATATCCGGAATTATCTTGAATCCTGA
- a CDS encoding ArsR/SmtB family transcription factor, with product MDKHKKTAKIFKAFCDEQRLAILELLQDGEKCACELLEKLDITQSTLSHHMKILCESGIVVGRKDGKWMHYSISESGIEHVKKLINDITLVIPNEPNNCC from the coding sequence ATGGATAAACACAAGAAAACTGCTAAAATCTTCAAAGCGTTCTGTGATGAACAAAGACTTGCAATATTAGAGTTATTACAAGACGGAGAAAAGTGCGCCTGCGAATTGCTGGAAAAACTGGATATTACCCAGTCAACCTTGTCCCACCATATGAAAATTCTTTGTGAGTCCGGGATAGTAGTAGGGCGTAAAGATGGGAAATGGATGCATTATTCAATCAGTGAGTCCGGGATAGAACATGTGAAAAAGCTTATAAATGATATAACATTGGTAATCCCCAATGAGCCAAATAATTGTTGTTAA
- a CDS encoding polysaccharide lyase family 8 super-sandwich domain-containing protein, translating to MKQKIRNQWKRVTSMCLAMQMVMTVPAAGQTLPVISGSELLNTRHYAASINPTVGGGSLSLSKYSDTTLAWNTMNEELIPGTTMFWEGGNQFRGGEITTELSMKSLSETYGVQGVKLGNEVHGVKSWFLFGDEILCAGAGLKAQTGSSGQLITVVDNIPVLKDTKLALTNPNNGYRNVLSASTNEWSSLINTPTKGSHQRNWLNASDLDNKTDLQWSYVFGDGETGSTLTKSNVYYRLNTKGSDKPQLAEFFIAPGETYQYTMVAGKTTADYPNASLYRTDARLLINTPQIQAASSITEGLVSVNKWSSDSIRLDNQVVPLTMNESMSLTIKKDPSNGNITLNIAKPENQTDDYLEVTLETRGKGILTNSNQKALADSSFGSNIFLKFDASEMGSEPVVLTIEGKAAEAITGDEIVLVRGEDGRIEKPAELSGSIRWEVKIPKPDGNYVRNAGSSKIKRELLEGETDGTRKAGDADGSHIASVKKLSGEDALLTANEKGNVTVLATDENGKQKKWNVTVLYEDPANLPQTEPEDYETIRKRWKDSLIGNDLTELDGGRVILDDIQAQAKTAWEAYAYKGQDSCAGIPWLKDEGAEGNPEIPYENDAVEFRPAFKKVLAMAKAYAAKGNLYYQNDELIKDIKQIMNYLCSQCYSPKTQTDNWWTWEIGVPKDLIPILVLIYDQLTEEEISLYTEGLYFFQPDPYHEGIIGTGSTHAQGYRTAQGANIIDCSRTALGLGIIREDNELVYMAQKASSETFIIQSLKDSTKIADQGYTSGFYADGSYLDHSHVPYLGSYGIEFLKGGAGMPPLFAGTPWEYPREVQENLEFYLKEGFLNGMYDGLMLDSLKGRSVSRPAGSNRDSGREAMILMIQLMDSVSPEVQEELKSSLKAWMEIDPGFIKILSGAEYISIKEKALEIQGDDSITSSIAPIHKNLPLMDRAIHRTDKFLMALSMYSERIQNTEIMNHENRYGWHQGSGMTYLYNQDTMQYTENFWNTVNPLRLAGTTLVSKNIGNGQPDSSGFAQGGDFRSRESWVGGSSIENDGINGMSLTGEVRVKEGEGSPAVMYSPNLSTKKSWFMLGEQIVCLGAGISNSGEVYPVESIIENRRLRQDGDNALIINGEPKDLMTESASLEDIVDGKVDVSGTTLSDVSWAHLEGNTDGSDIGYYFPAGSQTISVRKARNAGNWSMVGTSNGKAEENYLEMWFDHGKNPEDATYEYVLLPGMTAEETEQYSREPQITVLANTSQMQAVYDRSENILGANVWTDAASKIGDFSIKGASSFMAKEDENGILTVSASDPTMKNTGTIVIEINKPVTEILSSDENVKAELTEYGAKLTIQAKGTNGSNSYATMQLAASLYPQAVTLAPGQSMTFAVNDYTNDAGNITWKVTGDKSLESGTGIDEGGFLDIDDFEESSRLNVTAELENGIKLQAFVSLGGKVGPELPKNIQKVQSLIEDAVKEAISNDDYSDYKVQKAIRSAVNALTAVSNEELATYLMDQLIALEELYKAAMAANDCMIDSRVDSTETEITGIQIAGAALSIPIKITGNSATPSSAVRATASNASKASPSTAFWIFEDEEDDQEIRTAIMSVTDGNVSETEEEFRKSFGLQLQLEDKYGNRKPISLNAPVKVWMDIPDQGKDSSSITATFKGSGGETRQLPIYWNHKTDKISFVLTDNGTVTLIINSTTGEEEHFQVSIDDSLEGGSITANLSEGKKGTKVIVKTVPDIGYRLKRLSVNGKTVSPDKNGKYEFPLLQDTYITGEFRKTNLDGEGSQDRDRNSESNIGSVWKKVNGKWYYFNDKSNMATGWLLVDGKWYWLSSDGAMQTGWVFDQMDGSWYYLDSSGVMAEGWNCIDGKWYYLTTQAEGSSGWALNQEKWEYKKPEGYSRPRGSLYMNGETPDGWLVDNNGVWNQ from the coding sequence GTGAAGCAAAAGATTAGGAACCAGTGGAAGCGGGTGACAAGCATGTGTCTGGCAATGCAGATGGTCATGACAGTTCCAGCTGCCGGACAGACATTACCAGTAATATCCGGATCAGAATTATTAAACACACGGCATTATGCTGCGTCCATTAATCCTACAGTGGGAGGGGGAAGTCTGTCACTATCTAAATACAGTGATACGACTTTGGCATGGAATACCATGAATGAAGAACTGATACCAGGAACAACCATGTTCTGGGAAGGGGGAAACCAATTTCGAGGGGGTGAAATTACAACAGAACTGTCAATGAAGTCACTTTCGGAAACTTACGGTGTACAAGGAGTAAAGCTGGGTAATGAGGTTCATGGCGTTAAATCATGGTTTTTATTCGGTGACGAAATCCTTTGTGCCGGAGCAGGCCTCAAGGCTCAAACAGGAAGCAGCGGGCAGCTCATAACCGTTGTAGATAATATTCCGGTTTTAAAAGATACAAAGCTGGCATTGACAAATCCCAACAACGGATACCGGAATGTACTGTCAGCAAGTACAAATGAGTGGAGTTCCCTCATTAATACACCGACGAAAGGGAGCCATCAGAGAAACTGGCTAAACGCGTCTGACTTGGATAACAAAACGGACCTGCAATGGTCTTATGTATTTGGAGACGGGGAGACAGGATCCACCCTGACTAAATCTAACGTATATTATCGGCTAAACACGAAAGGGTCTGATAAGCCTCAGTTAGCCGAGTTTTTTATTGCTCCTGGAGAGACCTACCAGTATACCATGGTTGCGGGGAAAACAACCGCTGATTATCCAAATGCAAGTCTGTACAGAACTGATGCAAGGCTACTAATTAATACACCTCAGATACAGGCTGCTTCCAGTATTACAGAAGGGCTTGTATCTGTAAACAAGTGGTCTTCCGACAGCATCAGACTGGATAATCAGGTAGTGCCCTTAACTATGAATGAGAGTATGTCACTTACCATAAAAAAAGATCCTTCTAATGGTAATATAACGCTAAATATAGCAAAGCCTGAGAATCAAACCGATGATTATCTGGAGGTAACACTGGAAACCCGGGGAAAAGGCATATTAACAAATTCAAACCAAAAGGCATTGGCAGATTCCTCTTTTGGCTCTAATATTTTCCTTAAATTCGATGCTTCCGAAATGGGATCTGAGCCAGTGGTTCTGACGATTGAAGGAAAGGCAGCTGAAGCAATAACAGGAGATGAGATTGTGTTGGTAAGAGGAGAAGACGGACGGATTGAAAAACCGGCTGAATTATCCGGCAGCATTCGTTGGGAAGTTAAAATACCAAAGCCCGACGGAAATTATGTACGCAATGCAGGAAGTAGTAAGATTAAGAGAGAGTTGTTAGAAGGCGAAACAGATGGAACAAGAAAAGCCGGAGATGCTGATGGAAGTCACATCGCTTCTGTTAAAAAGCTTTCCGGTGAAGACGCATTGCTGACAGCAAACGAAAAAGGAAATGTCACTGTACTGGCAACTGATGAAAACGGAAAACAAAAAAAGTGGAATGTAACAGTCCTATATGAAGATCCGGCAAATCTACCCCAGACAGAACCGGAAGATTACGAGACAATCCGCAAACGGTGGAAAGATTCTCTCATCGGAAATGATTTAACTGAACTTGATGGAGGCAGAGTGATCCTTGACGACATTCAGGCCCAGGCAAAAACTGCATGGGAAGCGTATGCTTATAAAGGACAGGATTCCTGTGCCGGAATCCCCTGGCTTAAGGATGAAGGAGCTGAGGGTAACCCGGAGATTCCCTATGAGAATGATGCGGTAGAGTTTCGTCCGGCTTTTAAAAAGGTGCTGGCAATGGCAAAGGCATATGCAGCAAAGGGGAACCTTTATTACCAAAATGATGAGCTGATAAAGGACATAAAACAGATCATGAACTATCTGTGTTCCCAATGTTACTCACCAAAGACCCAGACAGATAACTGGTGGACGTGGGAAATCGGCGTTCCCAAAGACCTTATTCCAATACTGGTCCTTATATATGACCAGCTGACAGAGGAAGAAATCAGCCTTTATACCGAGGGACTTTATTTCTTTCAGCCGGATCCATATCATGAAGGCATCATTGGAACCGGAAGCACCCATGCTCAGGGATACCGGACGGCACAGGGAGCCAATATCATTGACTGTTCCAGGACCGCCTTGGGACTGGGAATTATCAGAGAAGATAATGAACTTGTTTACATGGCTCAAAAAGCTTCTTCGGAGACATTTATAATCCAGAGCTTAAAAGACAGTACCAAAATTGCGGATCAGGGCTACACCAGCGGTTTCTATGCAGATGGTTCTTATCTTGACCATTCCCATGTGCCATATTTAGGGTCCTACGGAATTGAGTTCCTGAAAGGCGGGGCAGGAATGCCGCCTCTATTTGCCGGAACACCTTGGGAATATCCCAGAGAAGTGCAGGAAAACTTGGAGTTCTATTTGAAAGAAGGGTTTTTGAATGGAATGTATGATGGTCTGATGCTGGATTCTCTGAAAGGACGTTCTGTATCAAGACCTGCCGGCAGTAACCGGGATTCAGGAAGAGAAGCAATGATTCTAATGATCCAGCTTATGGATTCCGTTTCTCCTGAAGTACAGGAAGAATTAAAAAGTTCATTAAAAGCCTGGATGGAGATTGATCCCGGATTTATAAAAATCTTAAGCGGAGCAGAGTATATATCGATAAAAGAAAAGGCCCTGGAAATTCAGGGAGATGATTCTATTACCTCATCCATTGCTCCGATACATAAAAATCTGCCTCTCATGGACCGGGCCATTCACCGGACAGACAAGTTCCTGATGGCTCTATCCATGTATTCAGAACGTATTCAGAATACGGAAATCATGAATCATGAAAACCGTTATGGCTGGCATCAGGGAAGCGGTATGACCTACTTATACAATCAGGATACCATGCAGTATACAGAAAATTTCTGGAACACTGTAAATCCCCTCCGGTTGGCGGGAACTACTCTCGTTTCCAAGAATATCGGTAACGGTCAGCCGGACAGCTCAGGCTTTGCCCAAGGCGGAGATTTCCGTTCAAGGGAATCCTGGGTCGGAGGCAGCAGCATAGAAAATGACGGAATAAACGGAATGTCTTTAACAGGAGAAGTTCGGGTCAAAGAGGGAGAAGGTTCTCCTGCCGTGATGTATTCCCCTAATCTGTCTACTAAGAAATCCTGGTTTATGCTTGGGGAACAGATCGTATGTCTTGGAGCCGGCATATCTAATTCCGGAGAAGTATATCCGGTGGAAAGCATTATTGAAAACAGGCGTTTAAGACAGGATGGCGACAATGCGCTGATCATCAACGGAGAGCCAAAAGATCTTATGACTGAGTCCGCATCCTTAGAAGATATTGTAGACGGAAAAGTGGATGTGTCAGGAACTACGCTTTCTGATGTTTCATGGGCTCATTTGGAAGGGAATACGGACGGAAGCGATATCGGTTATTATTTCCCTGCCGGTTCTCAAACCATATCGGTAAGAAAAGCAAGGAATGCCGGAAACTGGTCAATGGTTGGAACATCAAATGGAAAAGCGGAAGAGAACTATCTGGAAATGTGGTTTGACCATGGAAAGAATCCTGAAGATGCCACATACGAGTATGTTCTTCTTCCAGGAATGACCGCTGAAGAAACCGAACAGTATTCCAGGGAACCACAAATCACGGTCTTGGCAAACACTTCACAGATGCAGGCTGTTTACGACAGATCCGAAAATATACTTGGAGCCAATGTATGGACAGATGCTGCTTCAAAAATTGGTGACTTCTCCATAAAAGGTGCTTCATCTTTCATGGCAAAAGAAGATGAGAATGGAATTCTAACTGTCTCAGCCTCTGATCCTACGATGAAAAATACAGGTACTATTGTAATCGAAATAAATAAACCTGTGACAGAAATTCTATCATCAGACGAGAACGTAAAGGCAGAGCTGACAGAATACGGAGCAAAGCTTACCATTCAGGCAAAAGGAACCAACGGCTCCAATTCTTATGCAACAATGCAGCTGGCGGCTTCCCTGTATCCGCAGGCCGTTACTCTTGCTCCCGGACAAAGTATGACCTTTGCAGTCAATGATTACACCAATGATGCAGGGAATATTACCTGGAAGGTCACAGGAGATAAGTCTTTAGAATCAGGTACCGGCATCGATGAAGGGGGCTTTCTTGATATTGATGATTTTGAAGAGAGCAGCCGGTTAAACGTGACTGCTGAACTGGAAAATGGGATAAAGCTTCAGGCCTTTGTATCTTTGGGTGGAAAAGTGGGACCAGAATTACCGAAAAACATTCAAAAAGTCCAGTCTCTTATTGAAGATGCAGTAAAAGAGGCGATAAGCAACGATGATTACAGTGATTACAAGGTACAAAAAGCCATCAGGTCAGCAGTCAATGCCTTAACTGCCGTTTCGAATGAGGAATTGGCAACGTATTTAATGGATCAATTGATCGCATTAGAAGAACTGTATAAGGCTGCGATGGCTGCAAATGACTGCATGATAGACAGCAGAGTGGATTCCACTGAAACAGAAATTACTGGTATTCAGATTGCAGGGGCTGCGTTAAGCATACCCATTAAAATCACAGGAAACAGTGCAACTCCTTCCAGTGCAGTAAGAGCGACTGCCTCCAATGCAAGCAAGGCATCTCCCTCAACCGCTTTCTGGATCTTTGAAGATGAGGAAGATGATCAGGAAATCCGTACTGCAATTATGTCGGTCACAGACGGCAATGTATCGGAAACAGAAGAAGAATTCCGAAAATCCTTCGGGCTTCAGCTTCAGCTGGAGGATAAGTATGGAAATAGAAAGCCTATATCGTTAAATGCTCCGGTGAAAGTGTGGATGGACATTCCTGATCAGGGAAAGGACAGCAGTTCCATTACTGCGACATTTAAGGGGTCAGGTGGAGAAACCAGACAATTACCCATTTATTGGAATCACAAAACAGATAAAATATCATTTGTGTTAACGGATAACGGAACAGTGACCTTAATAATTAACAGTACCACAGGAGAAGAAGAACACTTTCAAGTGTCCATAGATGACAGTCTGGAAGGAGGCAGCATTACTGCCAATCTCTCTGAAGGAAAAAAGGGAACAAAAGTAATTGTAAAGACGGTTCCTGATATTGGATATCGTTTAAAACGTCTATCTGTTAACGGAAAGACAGTGTCTCCGGACAAAAACGGAAAATATGAGTTTCCGCTCCTGCAGGATACCTATATTACAGGTGAATTCCGGAAAACTAATCTGGACGGAGAGGGAAGCCAGGACAGAGATAGAAACTCTGAATCGAACATAGGTTCTGTCTGGAAAAAAGTGAACGGAAAGTGGTACTATTTCAATGATAAGAGCAATATGGCAACAGGCTGGCTTCTGGTCGATGGAAAATGGTATTGGCTGAGCTCAGATGGAGCCATGCAGACAGGTTGGGTCTTTGATCAGATGGACGGTTCCTGGTATTATCTGGATTCATCCGGAGTCATGGCAGAAGGCTGGAATTGCATAGATGGGAAATGGTATTATTTAACCACACAAGCAGAAGGTTCATCCGGCTGGGCACTGAATCAGGAGAAATGGGAATATAAAAAGCCAGAAGGTTACTCACGCCCGCGTGGATCGTTATACATGAATGGTGAGACTCCAGATGGCTGGCTGGTTGACAATAATGGAGTATGGAATCAATAA